One genomic window of Anthonomus grandis grandis chromosome 3, icAntGran1.3, whole genome shotgun sequence includes the following:
- the LOC126734537 gene encoding cAMP-dependent protein kinase catalytic subunit beta-like, whose protein sequence is MTNKNVRSMDILWRHRFSGSSRKVPGDIREILKSTGSFGRSRSRAGYSEILEKLRKDFYEKWSEDNPSSSEGLKDFVRLKTLGTGSFGKVFLVQHKYTRSFYAMKAIDKIRIVKLKQIEHTLYEKKMLECVNFPFLVSLDYCFKDNSYIYLVMPFINGGEMFTHLRKAKKFDEHLSKFYAAQVLLALEFLHYCDVVYRDLKPENILIDNKGYLKIADMGFCKIVEARTWTLCGTPEYIAPEIILSKGYGKPVDWWSFGVLLFEMSAGFPPFTSNDPMNVYEKIIACKYTCPSFFSFELSDIVKNLLQVDLTRRFGNLKNGPRDIKYHKWFHHINFEAIFNKQMEPPFKPKIKNITDFSNFDDLPDFDLRVSEHNMYNEQFEKF, encoded by the coding sequence atgacaaataaaaatgttcgaaGTATGGATATCTTATGGAGGCATAGGTTTTCAGGTTCCAGCAGAAAAGTGCCAGGCGACATTAGGGAGATATTAAAATCTACAGGATCATTTGGAAGAAGCAGATCCAGAGCTGGTTATAGTGAAATCCTGGAAAAGCTTCGCAAAGATTTTTACGAGAAATGGTCCGAGGATAATCCATCGTCATCGGAAGGACTGAAAGATTTCGTACGGTTAAAAACCCTTGGAACTGGTTCTTTtggaaaagtttttttagtGCAACATAAATATACAAGATCATTTTACGCCATGAAGGCCATCGACAAAATTCGGATAGTTAAGCTAAAGCAAATCGAGCATACgttatatgagaaaaaaatgctggaGTGTgtcaattttccatttttggtCTCCCTCGACTATTGTTTTAAAGATAACAGTTACATTTATTTAGTAATGCCATTTATTAACGGAGGTGAGATGTTTACTCATTTAAGAAAAGCCAAAAAGTTCGACGAGCATTTGTCAAAATTCTATGCAGCACAAGTTCTTTTAGCGTTGGAATTTTTACACTATTGTGACGTTGTATATAGAGATCTAAAGCCTGAAAATATTCTGATAGATAATAAGGGATATTTGAAAATTGCTGACATGGGGTTTTGTAAGATAGTCGAGGCTCGTACATGGACATTATGTGGTACTCCAGAATATATCGCTCCAGAAATAATACTCAGTAAAGGCTATGGCAAACCAGTAGACTGGTGGTCTTTTGGAGTTCTCTTGTTCGAAATGTCCGCTGGTTTTCCACCTTTTACCTCCAACGATCCCATGAACGTTTATGAGAAAATTATTGCTTGTAAATATACGTGTCCGTCATTCTTCTCGTTCGAACTAAGCGATATAGTGAAAAACTTATTACAAGTAGACCTAACCAGAAGGTTTGGGAACCTTAAAAATGGCCCCCGTGACATTAAATATCACAAATGGTTTCATCACATAAATTTCGAAgcaattttcaataaacaaatGGAACCCCCATTCAAACCAAAGATCAAAAATATTACGGATTTTTCGAACTTTGATGATTTACCGGATTTTGATCTGAGAGTAAGCGAGCATAATATGTATAATGAACAATTTGAGAAGTTTTAA